From Lytechinus pictus isolate F3 Inbred chromosome 6, Lp3.0, whole genome shotgun sequence, the proteins below share one genomic window:
- the LOC129263851 gene encoding zinc finger protein 678-like: protein MPLPMTDEYSDVQVYFTANEWADISDYERICIQNVKENYEMMIQVGVQVNPPMFMQRQQGIHKQIIEESDDKGTETKGSSDVHNQQGNTCHAEKNELHKENLNTFTIKLETEYDDDGNLLGEAYHNAEGKITDLEWKNYDEITQTQTNPILSRDQRTKSGDLISPSCDQKAKIGEANHNAEGKINDLEWKNYDEITQTQTNPISSGDQRTKSGDLIILSCDQKAEEASGGSKTLTQFQSIIEKDCEIYRCGYCGSVYAIPLILARHLKYKHGLNGVVLPSYASKESILKFVEGEMQKSMCEINDSMHGEKIILKTGNMENMILEKKPYVCNQCGKAFITVNHLTTHTRIHTGEKPFACDQCGKAFYKKSNLTVHKRIHTGEKPHRCDQCGKAFNHKSHLKTHKRIHTGKKPYLCDQCGKAFNEISNLITHKRIHTGEKPFACVQCGKMFIQKARLTSHKRVHTGEKPFECDQCGKAFSDRSSLRKHKRIHTGEKPYVCDQCGKAFYKKSNLTVHKRIHTGEKPHRCDQCGKAFNHKSHLKTHKRIHTGKKPYLCDQCGKAFNEISNLITHKRIHTGEKPYVCDQCGKAFYKKSNLTVHKRIHTGEKPHRCDQCGKAFNHKSHLKTHKRIHTGKKPYLCDQCGKAFNEISNLITHKRIHTGEKPFACVQCGKMFIQKARLTRHKRVHTGEKPFECDQCGKAFSDRSSLRKHKRIHTGEKPYVCDQCGKAFNRSGDLTRHKRIHTGEKPFVCVQCGKVFSLKARLTSHKRVHTGEKPFECDQCGKAFSDRSSLRKHKWIHTGEKPYVCDQCGKAFNRSDDLTKHKRIHTGEKLFECVQCGKVFSRKASLTRHKRVHTGEKPYMYVYDQCGKAFNEKSNLTVHKQIHTG from the exons ATGCCTCTGCCAATGACAGATGAATATTCAGATGTCCAGGTTTACTTCACAGCCAATGAATGGGCAGATATCAGCGATTACGAAAGGATTTGTATCCAGAATGTCAAGGAAAACTATGAGATGATGATACAAGTTG GGGTACAGGTCAACCCACCAATGTTCATGCAGcgtcagcaaggaattcataaACAGATAATTGAGGAAAGTGACGATAAGGGGACAGAGACAAAAG GGTCTTCTGACGTTCATAATCAACAGGGAAATACATGTCATGCAGAGAAGAATGAGTTACATAAAGAGAATTTGAATACA TTTACTATAAAATTAGAGActgagtatgatgatgatggcaatctGCTAGGTGAGGCTTATCACAATGCGGAAGGGAAAATTACTGATCTGGAATGGAAGAACTATGATGAAATTACCCAGACACAAACCAATCCAATATTATCACGTGATCAGAGGACCAAGTCAGGTGATCTCATCTCTCCATCGTGTGACCAGAAGGCAAAAATAGGTGAGGCTAATCACAATGCAGAAGGGAAAATCAATGATCTGGAATGGAAGAACTATGATGAAATTACCCAGACACAAACCAATCCAATATCATCAGGTGATCAGAGGACCAAGTCAGGTGATCTCATCATTCTGTCATGTGATCAGAAGGCAGAAGAAGCTTCAGGAGGTAGCAAGACTCTAACCCAATTCCAATCCATAATTGAAAAGG attGTGAAATCTACAGATGCGGGTATTGTGGATCAGTCTATGCTATTCCTCTCATCTTAGCAAGGCATCTCAAGTACAAACATGGGCTTAATGGTGTTGTCTTGCCATCATATGCGTCAAAGGAaagcattttaaagtttgttgAAGGAGAAATGCAAAAATCCATGTGTGAAATTAATGATTCTATGCATGGTGAAAAGATAATTTTGAAAacaggaaatatggaaaatatgatACTTGAAAAGAAACCTTATGTATGTAATCAGTGTGGTAAGGCGTTTATTACTGTAAATCATCTAACAACACATACACGAATCCATACAGGTGAAAAGCCCTTTgcatgtgatcaatgtggtaaggcattttaTAAAAAATCCAATCTCACAGTACACAAACgtatccatacaggtgagaagccccatcgatgtgatcaatgtggtaaggcatttaatcaTAAATCTCATCTTAAAACACATAAACGCATCCATACGGGTAAAAAGCCCTATCTATGTGATCAATGTGGAAAGGCGTTTAATGAAATATCCAATCTCATAACACATAAAcgaatccatacaggtgagaaaccCTTTGCATGTGTTCAATGTGGTAAGATGTTTATTCAAAAAGCTAGGCTCACAAGCCATAAACGAGTCCATACTGGTGAGAAGCCCTTTGAgtgtgatcagtgtggtaaggcatttagtGACAGAAGTTCATTGAGAAAACACAAACGgatccatacaggtgagaagccctatgtttgtgatcaatgtggtaaggcattttaTAAAAAATCCAATCTCACAGTACACAAACgtatccatacaggtgagaagccccatcgatgtgatcaatgtggtaaggcatttaatcaTAAATCTCATCTTAAAACACATAAACGCATCCATACGGGTAAAAAGCCCTATCTATGTGATCAATGTGGAAAGGCGTTTAATGAAATATCCAATCTCATAACACATAAAcgaatccatacag gtgagaagccctatgtttgtgatcaatgtggtaaggcattttaTAAAAAATCCAATCTCACAGTACACAAACgtatccatacaggtgagaagccccatcgatgtgatcaatgtggtaaggcatttaatcaTAAATCTCATCTTAAAACACATAAACGCATCCATACGGGTAAAAAGCCCTATCTATGTGATCAATGTGGAAAGGCGTTTAATGAAATATCCAATCTCATAACACATAAAcgaatccatacaggtgagaaaccCTTTGCATGTGTTCAATGTGGTAAGATGTTTATTCAAAAAGCTAGGCTCACACGCCATAAACGAGTCCATACTGGTGAGAAGCCCTTTGAgtgtgatcagtgtggtaaggcatttagtGACAGAAGTTCATTGAGAAAACACAAACGgatccatacaggtgagaagccctatgtttgtgatcaatgtggtaaggcatttaatcgaTCTGGTGATCTCACAAGACATAAACGcatccatacaggtgagaaaccCTTTGTATGTGTTCAATGTGGTAAAGTGTTTAGTCTAAAAGCTAGGCTTACAAGCCATAAACGAGTCCATACTGGTGAGAAGCCCTTTGAgtgtgatcagtgtggtaaggcatttagtGACAGAAGTTCATTGAGAAAACACAAATGgatccatacaggtgagaagccctatgtttgtgatcaatgtggtaaggcatttaatcgaTCTGATGATCTCACAAAACATAAACGcatccatacaggtgagaaacTCTTTGAATGTGTTCAATGTGGTAAAGTGTTTAGTCGAAAAGCTAGCCTCACAAGACATAAACGAGTCCATACTGGTGAGaagccctacatgtatgtatatgatcaatgtggtaaggcatttaatgAAAAATCCAATCTCACAGTACACAAACAAATCCATACTGGTTAA